The stretch of DNA CCGCCGACCACCGGGTGCTGGGCACCGAGAAAATAAGCATGTGGAAATGTCCGTATCACAACAGCCGCGCCTGTTTAGAAATGCTCGACCGGCTGGAACAGCTACGGTAAACTGAACAACTATACATAGGTTCTGATAGGTTTCTACTATAAAAATGACGTATAAATGAATGGTTTAGCTTATTGATGACGGGCTGCGACAGCTATACCTTTGATACAGGCAAAAGACCAAATTTCTTGTGCACGGAAAGCTGGCTTTTGCCTTTCTCCAAACGCCCCAACGGGTTTCATCAACAACCATAATCAATTCAAAAGTCATGAAAAAGAAACTTCAGGACCTTGCTGATGCACTGCTCTCGAAAGAACAGATTAGAACGGTCAAAGGCGGCACTACCTGGTACTGCAACTGTTATGGAACCTTTACAGGCTTCCCTTCGCAACCCGGGCCGCATCCGGGCTGTACGGTGCTCTGCGGACCTCCTCCGGGCAGTGGTGGTGGCGGGTCAGGCTGTAGCGATACGCTGCCGGGTTTGCCTCCCTGCAAACCTTGAGCCCCTGCAAGCCTTACGCTTGTGTATATGTATAACATAGTCT from Spirosoma montaniterrae encodes:
- a CDS encoding TIGR04149 family rSAM-modified RiPP → MKKKLQDLADALLSKEQIRTVKGGTTWYCNCYGTFTGFPSQPGPHPGCTVLCGPPPGSGGGGSGCSDTLPGLPPCKP